One genomic window of bacterium includes the following:
- a CDS encoding DUF3488 domain-containing protein codes for MPYKKPGSQDTSAAGIFGVPGRIWLYVFTGAATVFGIQLLYLANDDLKLNIGLTSAVVVGFAFSYFISAAYHRFIVVLLDIAAISIFISSILKVKANSTAWGTEFGVLLGVLIALYSFRAFSDRDHRVILAACLVIMLLASVASYDVKLMFILPLFIFCAFASLYIANNISLSEKIPYMASELGAARSIVYLAGRTTAAALFASVLIYMVVPHGKGIHNPRFRMPKASFISEEDMESLEEPEIEQLKQNSYSGFSDEFNLSRGGDIELKNDPVLLVRGTLNDYLRGKVFDIYTGTGWEQDKDDWMKKHAPEHKSAAMGGPTRDDRYASVAGDVTLIPLVDFPSPKLEQRFRRNNQDIFVTRNNIFSSGHNDELKYSTQHLEISFLKNDLPIFFSPYQPYRVEDVSRKTGPSGDQDDFVAFAEPVSDAYSIIKPASDAQKRSYFPKGLQYKLFVLRPSFIPAKLKDSFDKPPVELRKHYTQLPKLVTENAQLVDLAKKVARGKNPDAAVTMYDKVRNIYEFFVSSGEFEYSLQYPELPTRDVFVPGTAQTQQIAEMDAAAHFVFVTKKGYCEYFANAFAVFCRINGIPARIVTGYAPGTYNFLQNGFVVASRNAHSWAEVYFDGFGWVTFDPTPASSDFLSASEIQSFLSSAFDFIQKLFVIDPTGVQQAIAAFFILLGQRLYEVAIDNEVTSFSILALLIGFLIWSWWRRLPKRLTPPVPKNAVVSAYYAVERALAADGWIRPESTTTGAFLNQMAERLAGLGPSLKEFAELYYYFAYSGKEPSAEDSQRAEAIAREVGAFLEAQRKRRNARGQAIDN; via the coding sequence GTGCCGTATAAGAAACCAGGCTCGCAAGATACCTCCGCGGCCGGGATTTTCGGCGTGCCGGGCCGAATCTGGCTCTACGTTTTCACGGGCGCCGCGACGGTCTTCGGAATCCAGTTGCTTTACCTGGCAAACGACGACCTGAAGTTGAATATCGGCCTTACTTCCGCAGTCGTCGTTGGATTCGCCTTCAGCTATTTTATTTCGGCCGCATATCACAGGTTCATCGTCGTATTGCTGGACATAGCCGCGATTTCGATTTTCATCTCTTCGATCCTGAAGGTCAAGGCCAACTCGACCGCCTGGGGAACCGAGTTCGGCGTGCTTCTCGGAGTGCTTATCGCTCTCTACAGCTTCCGCGCGTTCAGCGACCGGGATCACAGGGTGATCTTGGCGGCGTGCCTGGTGATAATGCTTCTGGCAAGCGTCGCCAGCTATGACGTGAAATTGATGTTCATACTGCCGCTGTTCATATTCTGCGCGTTCGCAAGCCTGTATATCGCAAACAACATCAGCCTTTCCGAAAAGATTCCATACATGGCAAGCGAGCTTGGGGCGGCGCGCTCGATAGTTTATCTAGCCGGGAGGACCACGGCGGCCGCTTTGTTCGCCAGCGTACTTATTTATATGGTGGTGCCGCATGGCAAGGGCATCCACAACCCTCGCTTCAGAATGCCCAAAGCGTCGTTCATAAGCGAAGAGGATATGGAATCGCTCGAGGAGCCGGAAATCGAGCAGCTTAAACAAAACAGTTACAGCGGCTTTTCCGACGAATTCAATTTGTCCCGGGGCGGGGACATCGAACTCAAGAACGACCCGGTGCTTCTTGTACGCGGCACGCTTAACGACTACCTGCGCGGAAAAGTGTTCGATATTTACACGGGCACCGGATGGGAGCAGGACAAAGACGATTGGATGAAAAAACATGCGCCCGAACACAAAAGTGCCGCAATGGGGGGGCCGACGAGGGATGACAGGTATGCGAGTGTCGCAGGCGACGTCACGCTGATACCGCTCGTGGATTTTCCGTCCCCCAAACTGGAGCAGCGGTTCAGAAGGAACAATCAGGATATTTTCGTCACGCGGAACAACATTTTTTCGTCGGGGCACAATGATGAGCTAAAGTATTCCACGCAGCATCTTGAGATATCGTTTTTGAAAAACGATCTTCCCATATTCTTTTCTCCATACCAGCCATACAGAGTCGAGGACGTAAGCAGAAAAACCGGGCCTTCCGGCGACCAGGATGATTTTGTCGCGTTCGCCGAGCCCGTATCCGACGCTTACAGCATTATTAAACCGGCATCCGATGCGCAGAAGCGGTCATACTTCCCCAAAGGCCTTCAATACAAGCTTTTCGTCCTTAGGCCTTCGTTTATTCCGGCGAAGCTGAAGGATTCCTTCGACAAACCGCCCGTGGAGCTAAGGAAGCATTACACGCAACTTCCAAAGTTGGTCACCGAGAACGCGCAGCTTGTCGATCTCGCCAAAAAGGTCGCCCGCGGCAAGAATCCCGATGCAGCGGTGACTATGTACGACAAAGTACGCAATATTTACGAATTCTTCGTAAGTTCCGGCGAATTCGAGTATTCGCTTCAGTATCCGGAGCTGCCCACCAGGGATGTGTTCGTCCCGGGAACGGCGCAGACCCAACAGATTGCCGAAATGGACGCAGCCGCACACTTCGTTTTCGTCACCAAGAAAGGCTATTGCGAATATTTCGCGAACGCGTTCGCGGTTTTCTGCAGGATAAACGGCATTCCAGCCAGAATCGTCACGGGTTACGCTCCGGGCACTTACAACTTCCTGCAAAACGGATTCGTCGTCGCTTCCCGCAATGCGCATTCCTGGGCGGAGGTTTATTTCGACGGCTTCGGTTGGGTCACATTCGATCCAACGCCGGCATCGTCCGATTTCCTGTCTGCCAGCGAGATTCAAAGCTTTCTTTCGAGCGCGTTCGATTTCATCCAGAAGTTGTTCGTGATCGATCCGACGGGCGTCCAGCAGGCCATCGCCGCGTTTTTCATCCTGCTGGGGCAGCGCCTCTACGAAGTCGCGATAGACAACGAGGTCACAAGCTTTTCGATTCTCGCTTTGCTGATTGGATTCCTAATTTGGAGCTGGTGGCGGAGACTTCCGAAACGTCTCACTCCCCCCGTTCCCAAGAATGCAGTCGTATCGGCCTACTATGCGGTCGAACGAGCCCTCGCCGCCGATGGATGGATAAGGCCGGAATCGACTACAACCGGGGCTTTTCTAAATCAGATGGCGGAACGGCTCGCGGGGCTTGGGCCTTCCCTGAAGGAATTTGCGGAGCTGTATTACTACTTCGCTTACAGCGGGAAAGAGCCGTCCGCCGAGGATTCGCAGCGCGCGGAGGCAATCGCGAGAGAAGTCGGCGCATTTCTGGAAGCTCAAAGAAAAAGGCGGAACGCGCGTGGGCAGGCTATTGATAATTAA
- a CDS encoding DUF58 domain-containing protein: MRPVISPVLVVLFILDIIIIGVALYKNYTPLIPYSVLALALLLIWAGIWHLLSSRWGIQKIMFSKTSFAVIFLAFFAAGVSMIFSTHLLVYTAVFIFTSLVIIFFWSLFSSAGLTVRREHLRVALVGQPMTITITLRNASRWPRFAVIGFDYFPAVSREAGYQEMCFVSIRGGSEVPLTYEAVPTLRGDWKVGPFYFWGGDPFGFFKHERLVEEYTELVVIPVPFRVKLSMLDSVSLRAKDEASTIPLAGESVEFLGVREYKEGDSMRKIHWMSSAKNPKLITKQFERNVASTMSFLLVNTPEMSAGDNPEKTPLEDALKIIISLAQAAVKLGYQVSFTHLGSGVERDTRAGTGQSFFYDLSLVLARIGKGEPVNLSAELPWIAASVPEGSTLMVFAPSVRPIEKEIYHQFGMRFRQVTVVHFDLESYSKGIQPGPLSRTSESFGFFAYKIAYGDDLKRVTDKILRLGRKEVSRAV, encoded by the coding sequence GTGAGGCCGGTGATAAGCCCCGTCCTCGTTGTGCTCTTCATACTCGACATCATAATAATCGGCGTCGCGCTTTACAAAAATTATACGCCGCTGATTCCCTATTCCGTCCTCGCGCTCGCATTGCTTTTGATTTGGGCAGGCATCTGGCACCTGCTTTCAAGCAGGTGGGGCATCCAAAAGATCATGTTTTCGAAAACTTCGTTTGCGGTTATTTTTCTCGCCTTCTTCGCCGCAGGCGTAAGCATGATTTTTTCAACACACCTGCTTGTTTACACGGCCGTTTTTATTTTCACAAGTCTGGTGATCATATTTTTCTGGTCGCTCTTTTCGAGTGCCGGACTTACCGTCAGGCGGGAGCACCTGCGCGTAGCTCTGGTCGGCCAACCGATGACGATCACCATCACGCTTCGCAACGCGTCCAGATGGCCGAGATTCGCGGTCATCGGATTCGACTACTTCCCGGCAGTCAGCCGCGAGGCCGGATATCAGGAGATGTGCTTTGTCAGCATTCGCGGCGGAAGCGAAGTTCCGCTGACTTACGAGGCGGTCCCCACGCTTCGCGGCGACTGGAAAGTCGGCCCCTTCTACTTCTGGGGCGGCGATCCGTTCGGTTTTTTCAAACACGAGAGGCTTGTCGAGGAATATACCGAGCTGGTGGTCATCCCCGTGCCGTTCCGCGTCAAGCTTTCGATGTTGGACAGCGTTAGCTTGCGAGCCAAGGACGAGGCCTCCACGATTCCCCTCGCCGGTGAGTCCGTCGAGTTTCTGGGCGTGCGCGAATACAAGGAGGGGGACAGCATGCGAAAGATTCATTGGATGTCCTCCGCCAAAAATCCGAAATTAATCACCAAACAGTTCGAGCGCAACGTCGCATCCACGATGTCCTTCCTTCTCGTCAACACTCCAGAAATGAGCGCGGGCGATAACCCGGAGAAAACCCCCTTGGAGGACGCACTTAAAATAATCATTTCGCTCGCACAGGCGGCGGTGAAGCTTGGCTACCAGGTCAGCTTCACCCATCTCGGAAGCGGCGTCGAGCGCGACACCCGCGCCGGAACCGGTCAATCGTTTTTTTACGACCTGTCGCTTGTCCTCGCGAGAATTGGAAAGGGCGAACCGGTTAATCTAAGCGCGGAGCTTCCATGGATCGCGGCATCGGTGCCCGAAGGCAGCACGCTGATGGTATTTGCTCCCTCGGTTCGCCCGATTGAAAAAGAAATTTACCACCAGTTCGGAATGCGTTTCAGGCAAGTAACCGTCGTCCACTTCGACTTGGAAAGCTACAGCAAGGGAATCCAGCCTGGCCCTCTTTCACGCACTTCGGAATCGTTCGGTTTCTTCGCCTACAAAATCGCCTACGGCGACGATTTGAAACGGGTCACCGATAAGATTCTCCGGCTTGGAAGAAAGGAGGTTTCTCGTGCCGTATAA
- a CDS encoding MoxR family ATPase: MVTRPEAAVSREIEQAHADLQRVIESVESVIFGKRRVVEYLLISMLSGGHVLIEDVPGVGKTMLSRALAKSVELDFKRIQFTPDLLPSDLTGNMVYNQKTGEFYFKQGPLFANMVLADEINRTSPRTQSALLEAMEEQQVTVDGIAHELPYPFFVIATQNPIEHQGTYALPEAQLDRFLLKVRVGYPADSEEMAILESQQVRHPIEDVTPVISPARLMELRELVKTVHITQSIRRYIVRIVNETRHHPDVLVGCSPRGSLGLGRAAQAAAVLARRDYVVPDDIQEMAPLVLGHRLFLLTESQLAGVTPRRIVDDIISRVPVPAE; encoded by the coding sequence ATGGTGACCAGGCCGGAAGCCGCAGTTTCACGCGAAATAGAGCAGGCGCATGCCGACCTTCAGCGCGTGATTGAAAGCGTCGAAAGCGTGATTTTCGGCAAGCGGCGCGTCGTCGAGTACCTGCTTATCTCGATGTTGTCCGGCGGCCATGTCCTTATCGAGGACGTGCCCGGCGTCGGCAAAACGATGCTTTCCCGCGCACTCGCCAAAAGTGTGGAGCTGGACTTCAAGCGAATCCAGTTCACGCCAGACCTGCTGCCGTCCGACTTAACCGGAAACATGGTCTACAACCAGAAAACGGGCGAGTTTTACTTCAAACAGGGCCCCCTGTTCGCCAATATGGTGCTTGCGGACGAAATCAACCGCACTAGCCCGAGAACACAATCCGCTCTTCTTGAAGCGATGGAAGAACAGCAGGTGACTGTTGACGGAATCGCGCATGAACTGCCCTATCCTTTTTTTGTGATCGCCACGCAGAATCCTATCGAACACCAGGGCACCTATGCACTTCCCGAAGCCCAGCTGGACCGGTTTTTGCTTAAAGTGAGGGTTGGATATCCGGCGGACTCCGAGGAAATGGCGATACTTGAAAGCCAGCAGGTCAGGCATCCCATCGAAGACGTCACTCCCGTGATAAGTCCCGCGCGGCTAATGGAGCTTCGGGAGTTGGTCAAGACCGTGCATATCACGCAGTCGATAAGACGGTACATCGTCCGAATCGTCAACGAAACGCGCCACCATCCCGATGTGCTGGTCGGATGCAGCCCGCGCGGTTCGCTCGGCCTTGGCCGCGCCGCCCAGGCGGCCGCGGTGCTCGCGCGTCGCGACTACGTTGTACCGGACGACATACAGGAGATGGCGCCGCTTGTCCTCGGCCACAGGCTGTTTTTGCTGACGGAGTCGCAACTGGCGGGCGTTACCCCGCGCAGGATAGTGGACGACATAATTTCGCGCGTGCCCGTTCCCGCGGAGTAG